The genomic segment TCAtttctccatcctcctcttcttcctccactcCTCTAATATACAAAACATTATTGCACCTGTGGGTAGAGAATACGCACTTTAGATCAAAGAGAATTACACTGAGAACAGCCACTATCAAACATCTGCATCAGTCACACCAGAAGTATGCTGGACACAGAAGTCCAGGGAGAATACATTTCTACTGGTACTCATTAAAGGGTTGACGTGCAGTTCAACCAATATTTCAGAATATAGAGTTGCATTCTATTGCAGAAAACATCTGATTTCAACAAATACTTCCTTTCTTGAACTGTGTATTATTTACTACAAACCAAACAAGCCAAAGTGGGACTTTGAGGTACCTTCCCGAACTTGTCCAATATGAAACTTGTTTTGGTAGCACAACACTTTCTGTTGAAGCAGTctacactaatgaatacaccccagatcACTGCTCTAAAAGAGGTAGGTATTTCATGAATGCAGTTGTTGCCGATCTCGATCACCTCAGGAGTAAAGGACAAGAGGCAGAAGGCAACATTTTAGAGAATCCAGAAGAGGGCTCTTATTTACCTAACAAGTACTTCTCCAAGGTGACCAGCCAACGCTCCATCCACATACTCTTCTGTGTTCGCCAACTGTCGAAACCAATGACAAAAACATGACAAATTTACATCTGCATTTATTTGCGCCAGGCACACACACTGTCCAGGTTAGGTGCAAAATACAAGTCTTGTACCTGCGGCATACGTGGACAAAAATGAATAACTTGTGGGAGACTTATTTTGATATGAGATAAGCAGATAGGAAGTgggtctacaacagacccacgttTGGAAAGTCTGTTTAATTATACAATGCTTTGTCTCAAATTCCCAGTCATAATGACCAATCGTCCTGCCCACCGGCACTGTAAGCTGAAATGGGATTGTTTTTAACTTTTGGCTTCCCGCGGACTGTTTTTGTGCAACCAAATTCAATTGAAAGCAACGCTAGCATATGTAAATACACCCACGTTGCTAAAAACACCCGTGTCCAGGTGTGCTCCCTCACCTGCATGTTCATGTAGCTGTCCACAGACACTAGGTAGCCCTTGTACTCCATCCCCCACTTCAGCTTCACCATCACCGGCTTGCCTGTCAGGCCGTTCAGGAAGGGTTTCGGGTTCAGAGGTAaactctaaacacacacagcaataGGAAGGTGGGATTATTGTTATGGGTAATAATTTAATGGAACAAAATAGAACGTTCAGACCCATGTGTAGGGAAGAACAGACGTCTATCATCATGCAATGAAACGCATATTAGATTTCAATCTGCAACATGACTTTATTTGCCTCTCATTCACTGCAACTGCAATGAATGAATGGgataacgttagcttgctgggAAAAGGCACCCAACTCAAACTGCTAATCCGTTTTTCTTTTCAAAAGATCCTGGCAATTTTATTATAACCAACCATATCAACACTCACCATTGCTGTACGAAATGTGGTGCTATTATATCTTAGTATTTTACTATCTGTTCGATACAAAAACGTCCAGACTTCTACGCATTGCCGCCGAAACCAGGAAGCTAGAGCCTTTCAACTTTGACCCAAAACAAAGGTTAATCGATTGAGAAAAAGAGCTCGAATTATTTATGTACCGCCACCTAGTGTACGGAGGGGCAAAAATGAAGAGACATTATTTAAATGTTCATGTTCATTGCTCATTGCCGCAGATATTTTAACGGAAAATGTTATAGATAAATAAAGGACAGTAAACTGTTAAACTTATCCATGTCCATCTTCAAATGGTTGCATTTTATTCAAAAGACTGCCCATGTGTAGTGAACTGAACAACTATGGGGGCAATGACGCCCTCTGGCGGTTATAGTGGGTATCGTGTTGAGTACTGCACCACGGTCCACTTCCCCAAAATCTTTGGGCTATGATGTGACTTATTTGCTATCATTGGATGTAATCTACCTAGCTAAAGCGTTACTAATTTCTATGTAACGCCGCAAATAAACAAATTGATGTTTTCAAGCCAAAACTCAGTCTTCGGGCCATGCCCCAGGAGGAGTGACCCATCAATAGAAACCACTGGTGTCCAAGGTCATTATGACTGAATTAAACTATTTGAAACAAGATTTTAAATCTGTATTtcatttcaaataaaatgtttctttattttcaataaatgaaTACATTTTGTCTGGAATTGCATGAAGAACTTATGGCATAGAGGGAAACTGTTATATCTGGGTCTGTCTGGCAGCTCTCTTTACGCACTGCCAGTCTGGAAAATGCTCTCATTCATTTTTCTGTCTTGAAGCGTTCGACTGTTACTAAACCATTTGGCAAGTTTGAACTTGAGATCATGAATAATACTTCCAACAGCAAGGGATGGTTTCAGTGGAAATTCCTCTGAAATTACACTAAACCCTCTTTACATTACTGAAATACTGATGTCCTTACATCAATGTTAATATTTTTGTGTGAGcatgtccaggtgtgtgtgtgtgtgcatgtgtttgtgtgtgtcaggttgTATGGACAGACATACACCTAGGTATGTATCATGGGAAAACTCTTATACTGTTAAAGGATAGTTAAACTATCACTAATCATGAGCTGCTGCATGCATGACCTAGGATAACACTGACATGTCCCATTGTCTATTGTGTAAAAGATATGTAGGGAGGAAGACTCATGGGGAAGATGGAAACAGAAGTGCAGGATATAATCCAGGAGaactggagagctctcagcaAATCAGAGAATGAGAGATATTAGACAGTATGCAGCTCTGCTCTGGTGTGCTCCATGGAGAGTAGCCATGCTGGGCTCATTGAGGTGAAGCAGAAAGCAGCAGAGAAGAGGCGGGTTGAGGGCCTATCAAAGAATTAGAGCAGGAGATCACTGAgctaaaggaggagggggggggctcATTATGCTCATTACCAGCACTGACCACACGAGGGCAGCATGTACACAGACACTGTTTGTTATTGATTTAGTTCAAATTTCACAATATTTGGAAGCGTGTAGCCTATTGCAGAGAGAGAATATGCTATTGCAAACCCCATATCCTCAGCAGCACTGTCACTAACAACACTTTCATATAGGCCTAACGACAAGATGAGAAGTTATATTATTATTGAGATTGGGCCTATAATATTAGGCCTACAATAAGATTTATTGCTGTCATTATTAAAGGGATATTTGGGGATTTTGGCAATGCCCTTTATCGACTTTCcctgagtcagatgaacttgtggataccatttttatgtctctgcgtgcagtttgaaggaagttggtAATTAGCGCTAGCGGAGCTTGCTAACtcgcattagcgcaatgactggaagtctatgggtatctgcatGCTAGCATTGTATCTCCAAGTTAGCATTGGCTGGCGAAACTACCTCTTACTTTCTTCATAATGGACACAGAGacctaaaaatggtatccacgagttcgtctgactctggggaactctttgccaaaattccaaagtatccctttaagagtCCTTTGGAAATGGAAGCAGGACTTTGGTAGGCTATTAAAAATGAATCTAGGAATTAAAAGGCCAACCCCTGGTATTATCTTCTCTGCATAG from the Salmo salar chromosome ssa17, Ssal_v3.1, whole genome shotgun sequence genome contains:
- the LOC106576293 gene encoding small nuclear ribonucleoprotein F translates to MSLPLNPKPFLNGLTGKPVMVKLKWGMEYKGYLVSVDSYMNMQLANTEEYVDGALAGHLGEVLVRCNNVLYIRGVEEEEEDGEMKE